Genomic DNA from Plasmodium chabaudi chabaudi strain AS genome assembly, chromosome: 1:
AAGTATGCACCATTTGTACAGTTTGAAAAATACAactctatatataattccaTTACAAgtgataaaattttaatcaactataattatgacaataatgatttatattttaacacTTGTGAAGAtcaaattgaaaaaaaaaaaaaaaaatatatggattGTAACCATTCTCTTATTCCCCATGTTTCCCATAATGAAATAAGTATTTACTCAAGCATTTtgaatgttttaaaaaaaaaaaaaaaaatggaataccaagttttttcatcatttccGATTTATTTGTACTCCATCGACATATTGATAATGCCGCGCCAGCCCAATGTTCAAAATTGACACTTAAAAGGTTGAAAATGTTGAGAAAGTTGAAAAAGTTGAAAAttttcgaaaaaaatatttataattttttttaaatttttgcACGTGTTTGTAAAGGGGCCTATCAACTGTCGCCCACTTTTTTCTGCACATACGTAGTGTtacattttgtattttttctttgcaaatttttaaaatatatattcatattttttgtgtttttcCTATGTTTGCGATTCCACTATgaaataactttttttttttttttaaatatgaaatattgTCAATTTGCTAACATTTTTAAGGTTTACAAAAAagaggaaaataaataatttatgcatattattgtaACAATACAATGAAgtgataaatttttttttttttttcaaactaACACATGGATGGTTATTCATGTTGATAAGGTTGGCTAGGCAtttcatttcttttatcTCTCTATAATAAGCAGTTTCATTTGTATTTCATAATTGTGTGGGAAAGGTAGTTAGGTAGTTAGGCAGTTAGGAAAATGCATTTTCGACGACTTTCAAAGAATGGAGATAGATCctcaacaaaaaataactgATGTAACAATAAATTTGGAAGGGATTAACAAAATTGAACAAAGCAAATTAGAGTTTATATTTCATGAGTTAAAGagaagtaaaaatatagaagaagttttttataatatcgcacaatgtaataataaaataattcgtttaaatatatttgatggTTATCCAGTTGTGAAATTAAATAGCTTAGTAGATACTCATATAACAAtagattatatatttaaagaaagaaaaaaaaattatatgattgGAACGAATGTTAATAATCGTGGTGAAATAACTGGTGATATCGAAATTAGTTTGccatacatttttaaatcagTAAATAGTATTGAGCTTAAAGCAAATATAAGTAGtttatatacaaacaaTTTTTCAATACGCTTTGTATTaccatatataaaatattttaaggattggaaattcatttttgaaacatatatatcagcattcaataatataaaatgtggATCCTATagtataaaaacaaattcaGTTAAAACAAACTTAGTTAAAGAAAACCATTCCATAGCTTGGGAACTTAATCTTAATAAAATCTAtcatgaaataaataaaaattttatccCCTCAGATAATGTTCTTAAGTTTCCAGACAACCATATTAAACATACTatcaaatatgtatataaaaaagataagcTAAATTATGTACATGCAAACGATTATGAAAAAGACAACGAAAATGATCAAAATGGAAGTCAATACACATTTTATCCAACTGATGGGTATTACTATgaaatacaaaatgaaGTATCCTTGCCTTATTGTGAagcaaatttttttaaaaatcatttaaattttttatacgctaaaaatatatttaaaaatttttattcatatatacattttagtaatggaataaaatataattataataaaaataaacaatattatttaaacaatttCAATTATACTGGTAGTATAGGAAGTTCATTAATCTTTCGAGGATTTGAATATAACGCTATTGGGACTCCAGAAAaatgttttcattttaatgCACACAATAAAAGATATGATATTACTTATAACTATTTAGGagctaatttttttacaaatatacaacttatgtttaaatatatattaaatattcaaaatattaatcctatgttatttttttatatacaattagGAAGATTAAgtgataatttttattcatcTTTTAgccaattaaaaaaagatactCGTCTTTCAGCAGGTTTTGGACTTATGACATATgttcaaaaaaatgtggCTCTAGAACTTTCATTCAATTTTCCATTATTACACCAACGTACTGATAAAACAAAGTTTTTCCAAGTTGgcttaaattttaaagcTGCCATATAACCTGAACAtgtcataatattttgctTACCCACATTGCTTagtcatattttttttgttttttttttatttttacatttaaaTTGGCTACCTATACTTTGTAAATGGTTGccctttattatttagttagttttttttttttaataaaactttctcatatttttcatttacaCGCTTTAATGCGGCAAATAACGATagtaatacaaaaaaattaaaatagaaaaaataagcaaatgagaaaaattacgcaaaaataaatgaatgcATAAATTGCTGTTTCCACGAAATGGTCTTTCGAACAAATGTggaacataaaaaatgataaaaattttgaaataacaaaaaagtaTGTTCGAATTATTTACAGCTTGGTATTAAAATGTGTTCCAAGATATAACAACTATGATTTGTAGCACCCAAATGGTTGAAATTGAATTTGCTGTCTTTCCTATGTACTTCCCTTTTCATATAAGTGCTTGTTctataaagataaaaagtTAAATAGATAAATAAATGGGCAAGTGAAATCGAAAGGATGTAGATACAAACATGgatacacatttttattcttcatttttttaattaattacttctttataatatttatcagTTTCATACAGAGACTGACAAATGGGAACAATTGCCATAACAGCTATAATCCCGTAAAAGAAACGCATGATGGGTACTCTGGTTGCTTTAGgtaaattatttgcatttggtgtttcattattatttatgttatttttgtcaaattttatagggctaatatttatgtatcgTCTATTCAGATGGTTAGtattattctttatttgaaaaagagggtttttatttactatCCCTTTGTAATAGTTACAAAATGCGGTCTTAACACGATtcatcttttatttataaagtaGCAAagtgtttataaaataatttctttatttccCTAAGGAAATCATACGTATATTTTCTTGCGAATTTTTTAGCTTGAATGCTTTACTATTCTGGGGATATCCCAAATGTGCAAAAACGAGTTTAAAATCGTTTTCAGTATTTAGTATGTTCAAAATAGTCAGTAagtatttatgtatatatattatattaatttttttatgaacaggaataatattttagtaCATTAATTTTGGAAATATCCATTTTAGctctatatattcataatttatctgtatttttatattttttttttttattttggctatatttttataaattttttttttgttctgtTATTTgtgcaaaaaattatgactagttcataaaatatttataaatagctACATGTCGATtgcacatttttatttttatgcatttccattttattgggtattttatcattattgaCACGGCGAAGCGTATTTAATAATGCTATTTCCGTGTTAGTATTATTACTAACTCAATATGTATACCTTGAAAATTgtcatattaaatttttcaaagttttaagaaaaaaaatatccatTATATGCAGCAATCAGTATTGTTTGTACAAGTGTGAAAATTATCAATTATGTTTAAACCATAATAATGATAGGCAAtataccatttttttattcaattcCTACACTGTACTACAGAGAATAGGATTCGAACATTATTTACATACACATTTTGTggattttgtaaaataattttttttatttatgtatataaagcgaatttttatacaatttttaatatttataagttGAAAAAGGTGGAGAAAGTAGAAAATAGGACTCCCATATTTTCATGGAAAtgcttatataattaaaaaaaaaaataatggaatATAACATAATGCAGCATAAATGTTAAGAAGGTAAAAAAGGAAGTGCGTGTGCACAAAATTTTTCTCTATTCTTTTTGATTAagaacattttaaaaaggtATCGTATGTATTCATTCAATCATTACTATAGTTAGGTTTgttcctttttattattattctatttctattaaataatctttaatttcattgggggttaatattttaaaggtattattattacatacaACCCCTATTTCAATATTCTTTTCATTCATAACACCTTCATAGCTTTCCTTAAGAGTTAATATGGCTGTATGTATAGCATCTTCAACTTCTATATCACTATTGTAtcttttttctaaaaatgaaatattattttgataatctTTTCCTATACATGTTGCCATCCAATTAAAATAACAACCTGATGGATCAATTTGATATAAGTGATATCCATAAGCATCAACACcacaaattaataaagataaaCCAAATGGTCTGACACCTCCTGTTTGTGTAAACTCTTGAACAATTGATGCTATTTCTTTTACAAGTTCTTTTactaatatttcatttccaTATTGTAAAGAATATTTGATAGCTTCTTTTCTTGCCTTTTTCAATAATACTCGAAAATCACCTGGCATGCCAGCATATACTATACCAATATGATCACTGATTTGTtgaattttgtaaatactGTTTTCTTCAATAAGCTCATTGGGACTTTTTTTCTCCGTGGCAATTATCACTCCGTTTTTTGCCCGAATTCCTACAAAAgtgaaacaaataaatgaaatgaaGTCAAATGAAATGACAAAGCGAACAGAAACAAagcttataaaaaaaatggaaataaatttattatgcatTTACCTAAGGCCGGAGAACTACTAGATACTCTATTTAAAGCATATTCAATTTGTACTAGCTTTCCAGTTGGACTAAATGTTGTTAGTGAAAAGTTATATTCCCCATCAgccattttttcttttatttataaatatatttaaaaaattttaaataacttTAAAAAGGTGTATCAATCATTCAAACATAAGATAagttgtatataaataggcttattatatgtacctattcactatatatattatatatagaaaaaaaaaaacaaatataaataatatatatcaatagccaactatattttatatacttaaATTTCTCGCttagaaaaataaacccccttaagaaaaaataaatatatcaatggtaattttttttactatagctttattttttttttacttttttttagaaaGGGATAACATATTTACACATATAATGAAGGATTTGAGAAATGACTGCATATTATACTAAATCgtatatagtatataatttattcataatataaattagaacacattaaatatgtttatttatatatatgtatgtgcAATTATAATCCTACGTATTATTGGCAATATTCTATCAGTTCgtttgttataaaaaatattttcttttgctttatatatatagtatgcattattttatatattttttttttctatgaaatatttatatcgtACTTGGGTAatgtatattatgcatactAATCTATTTGTCgaaatattcattataaatatatctatataaaaattattaatttggtaaccattttatgtatatcctaaaaatattattttcatttttcttttcatataataaattattttaatatattttattacttgattttaaaatgtgtagctttttatttggtataacgtaataatatttttttcacaatttGAGAACACTacaatatatgaaaaaaaaaataaacatcatatataattataaatgcaTAGAAATAGGGCATTATATAAgtttgtaaaaattattcaaataaaaatcaaacACTAGCATGACATACTATTTAACCATTGTTTTTGTTATGTTGGTGCATATACAAACGGGTATGTTCCTTGTTTCGTTCCTCTAACCAATtgcttataaaaaaggttTATCGaattacaaataaaaatatatataatcttCCTTAACCCATTTTATAGCACTACCATGTagtaatacatatatgccCATATAACTGTCTATAGATTTTACCAACCTTTTTATAGCTCACATTCTTATTCAAATGTTGTGGCTCCATTAGTTCACACAcacaaataaaacattaaatTGGCAAATAGAAaagtgataataataaaataaaaaggtaTCGTAAATTTGTAAGCATTTAGCATATTCTATTGAAGCTTACACATTCTTATCACAAACAACGGAATGAAAAATggatttcttttttttctctcaTTTCATTTATGTATGATTTTGTTCCAACAAGGAATTGccacatattttatattaagaaaattatttaagttatagtttttatatatgcttaaaatattttagtgtctgaaaaatttaatctccttagtttatttttttacttcaTTCTTCTATATTTCGAT
This window encodes:
- a CDS encoding sorting assembly machinery 50 kDa subunit, putative; the protein is MEIDPQQKITDVTINLEGINKIEQSKLEFIFHELKRSKNIEEVFYNIAQCNNKIIRLNIFDGYPVVKLNSLVDTHITIDYIFKERKKNYMIGTNVNNRGEITGDIEISLPYIFKSVNSIELKANISSLYTNNFSIRFVLPYIKYFKDWKFIFETYISAFNNIKCGSYSIKTNSVKTNLVKENHSIAWELNLNKIYHEINKNFIPSDNVLKFPDNHIKHTIKYVYKKDKLNYVHANDYEKDNENDQNGSQYTFYPTDGYYYEIQNEVSLPYCEANFFKNHLNFLYAKNIFKNFYSYIHFSNGIKYNYNKNKQYYLNNFNYTGSIGSSLIFRGFEYNAIGTPEKCFHFNAHNKRYDITYNYLGANFFTNIQLMFKYILNIQNINPMLFFYIQLGRLSDNFYSSFSQLKKDTRLSAGFGLMTYVQKNVALELSFNFPLLHQRTDKTKFFQVGLNFKAAI
- a CDS encoding proteasome subunit alpha type-2, putative yields the protein MADGEYNFSLTTFSPTGKLVQIEYALNRVSSSSPALGIRAKNGVIIATEKKSPNELIEENSIYKIQQISDHIGIVYAGMPGDFRVLLKKARKEAIKYSLQYGNEILVKELVKEIASIVQEFTQTGGVRPFGLSLLICGVDAYGYHLYQIDPSGCYFNWMATCIGKDYQNNISFLEKRYNSDIEVEDAIHTAILTLKESYEGVMNEKNIEIGVVCNNNTFKILTPNEIKDYLIEIE